The following are from one region of the Mesorhizobium sp. B2-8-5 genome:
- a CDS encoding sugar transferase — MRDVAKSANAGFAQVGVDFPPPIGGLLKRSFDIVGSLAGLILLSPLFLMVALLVKLSDNGPIFYGHKRIGRGGRIFSCLKFRTMVPDGERVLAAYLAANADANAEWIATRKLKNDPRVTRVGQVLRKLSLDELPQILNILQGDMSLVGPRPVVRDELEIYGSAAVYYLKSRPGLTGLWQVSGRNDVSYDTRVAFDRHYVENWSLSEDIRIIFKTVPAVWMSRGSY, encoded by the coding sequence ATGAGGGACGTCGCCAAGTCGGCTAATGCGGGTTTTGCGCAGGTCGGCGTTGATTTTCCACCCCCCATCGGCGGTCTGCTCAAACGCAGTTTCGATATCGTCGGTTCCCTGGCCGGGCTGATCCTGCTCAGCCCGCTTTTCCTAATGGTCGCGCTGCTGGTCAAGCTTTCGGACAACGGTCCGATCTTCTATGGCCACAAGCGCATCGGCCGCGGCGGCAGGATTTTCTCCTGCCTCAAATTCCGCACCATGGTGCCGGATGGCGAGCGCGTGCTCGCTGCGTATCTGGCGGCCAATGCCGATGCCAACGCCGAATGGATCGCGACACGCAAACTGAAGAACGATCCACGCGTCACCCGCGTCGGGCAGGTGCTTCGCAAGCTCAGCCTCGATGAACTGCCGCAGATCCTCAACATCCTGCAGGGCGACATGAGCCTTGTCGGCCCGCGCCCGGTCGTGCGCGACGAATTGGAGATCTACGGCAGTGCCGCGGTCTATTACTTGAAGTCGCGTCCGGGCTTGACCGGGTTGTGGCAGGTCAGCGGCCGCAACGACGTGTCCTACGACACGCGCGTCGCCTTCGATCGCCACTATGTCGAGAACTGGTCTTTGTCCGAGGATATTCGCATCATCTTCAAGACCGTTCCTGCCGTGTGGATGTCACGCGGCAGCTATTGA
- a CDS encoding polysaccharide biosynthesis/export family protein, which produces MPQLAAAGDYQLGPQDKLNIRVAEWQTVDGTFRDWSALNGEYSVGPSGTLSVPFVGDMQAAGKTTAEVASAIGLALQRKLALPDKPEASVEMAQFRPFYISGEVQNPGQFPFVPDLTVLKAVSIAGGIRRNADYGPQLGKDLVTAKGSFDIYDDQRIRLLVKRARIDADLAGKTTFEVPKEIEGGDPKLATIVADETAILVSDQKSLKLKLDALDDLKGVLQSEIESLQKKIANQQKQVDLAEKQAESIGPLAQKGLVANARLLSSQQSVTDLQGKILDYETAILTAKQSISKAEQDAIDARNSLNSTLTANRQQAEADLNEATLKAGMQKGLIAQASDPATAASITGDEEPALLYSLVRVADGKTSEIEAKEDTPVLPGDVIKVKLAPTASQ; this is translated from the coding sequence ATGCCGCAGCTGGCCGCCGCCGGCGATTATCAGCTTGGCCCACAGGACAAGCTCAACATCCGCGTCGCCGAATGGCAGACGGTCGACGGCACGTTCCGCGACTGGTCAGCCCTCAATGGCGAATATTCGGTCGGCCCGAGCGGGACGCTCTCGGTGCCGTTCGTCGGCGACATGCAGGCCGCCGGCAAGACGACGGCGGAAGTCGCTTCGGCGATCGGGCTGGCGTTGCAGCGCAAGCTGGCGCTGCCCGACAAGCCGGAAGCCTCGGTCGAGATGGCGCAGTTCCGGCCGTTCTATATTTCCGGCGAAGTCCAGAACCCCGGCCAGTTTCCCTTCGTGCCCGATCTGACGGTGCTCAAGGCAGTCAGCATCGCCGGCGGCATAAGGCGCAACGCCGATTACGGCCCGCAGCTTGGGAAGGATCTGGTTACCGCCAAGGGCAGCTTCGATATCTATGACGATCAGCGCATCCGCCTGCTCGTCAAACGAGCCAGGATCGATGCCGACCTTGCAGGCAAGACGACTTTCGAGGTGCCTAAGGAAATCGAGGGGGGCGATCCGAAACTGGCGACCATCGTCGCCGACGAAACGGCGATCCTGGTCTCCGACCAGAAATCGCTGAAGCTGAAGCTCGATGCGCTCGACGATTTGAAGGGCGTTCTGCAGTCGGAAATCGAATCGCTGCAAAAGAAGATCGCCAACCAGCAGAAGCAGGTCGATCTGGCCGAGAAGCAGGCCGAAAGCATCGGTCCACTGGCGCAGAAGGGCCTGGTTGCCAATGCGCGCCTGCTTTCCTCGCAGCAGTCGGTCACCGACCTGCAGGGCAAGATCCTGGATTACGAGACGGCCATCCTCACCGCCAAGCAGTCGATCAGCAAGGCCGAGCAGGACGCCATCGATGCCAGGAACTCGCTGAATTCCACCCTTACCGCCAACCGGCAGCAGGCCGAGGCCGACCTGAACGAGGCGACGTTGAAGGCCGGCATGCAGAAGGGCCTGATCGCGCAGGCGTCGGACCCCGCGACGGCGGCCAGCATCACCGGAGATGAGGAGCCGGCCCTGCTCTATTCGCTAGTG
- a CDS encoding ABC transporter ATP-binding protein, with translation MGWSSKFRLSLFRDIAGFGAMMAHVGGRRTATALAFLILGSLTEGISILLLVPLLRLIGKPDQDYAVRVPEALHWLVPGGTLSLATVLCLLVALVALQATFNRFKSVYMARLLYDFVNRVRMNLFESVGKARWGVFTRIRGSDLDHALNGDVDRVQVAAFSLLMLTQATLLLTGYLVVSLFISPVMTSFAIFIGLVLLVALQPFRARASAYGRTLTGNRQDQYRTVSEFLGGIKVAKSLNVEASYFAELGATLDKMKTDNIAFVRNSSLGTALFQVTSVIGLSLFIYVALVRFHLSLAEIVVLLLVFMRVAPRFMDMQLQTQQVLINLPAYASMKSLQARFDAEREPEESMAEQGARLSLETGLNIRDVAFAYGEGDGKPVVSDITFGLPAGKVTALIGPSGSGKSTIADMLLGLLEPTAGRILADGVEITAQNRRAWRDRVAYVPQDVFLLHDTIAANLRLAAPAASDEELWAALRNAHAADFVERLALRLETVVGDRGVRLSGGERQRIALARALLRKPSLLILDEATSALDWQNQSLIAQSIEALRGQMTILTIAHRPSMIAFADWVVAIENGRIVEVGQYRRLKAKAGSRLARMLSGEQAEREGASSVETGLVPAPVERSVEAASGA, from the coding sequence ATGGGCTGGTCCTCGAAGTTTCGCCTGTCGCTTTTCCGGGACATCGCCGGTTTCGGCGCCATGATGGCGCATGTCGGCGGACGGCGCACGGCGACGGCGCTTGCCTTCCTGATCCTGGGCAGTCTCACCGAAGGCATCTCGATCCTTCTGCTCGTTCCGCTGCTGCGCCTGATCGGCAAGCCCGACCAGGACTATGCGGTGCGGGTGCCGGAGGCCTTGCATTGGCTGGTGCCCGGCGGAACGCTGTCGCTCGCGACCGTGCTCTGCCTGCTCGTCGCGCTGGTGGCGCTGCAAGCGACGTTCAACCGCTTCAAGTCGGTCTACATGGCTCGGCTGCTCTACGACTTCGTCAACCGCGTGCGCATGAACCTGTTCGAGAGCGTCGGCAAGGCGCGCTGGGGCGTTTTCACCCGCATCCGCGGCTCCGATCTCGACCATGCGCTGAACGGCGATGTCGACCGAGTGCAGGTGGCCGCCTTCTCGCTGCTGATGCTGACCCAAGCGACGCTGCTTCTCACCGGCTATCTCGTGGTCTCGCTGTTCATCTCGCCGGTGATGACGTCCTTCGCCATTTTCATCGGCCTGGTGCTGCTGGTTGCGCTGCAGCCGTTCAGGGCGCGCGCCAGCGCCTATGGCCGCACCCTGACCGGCAATCGCCAGGATCAGTACCGCACGGTCTCCGAGTTCCTCGGCGGCATCAAGGTCGCCAAGAGCCTGAATGTCGAGGCAAGCTATTTTGCCGAGCTCGGCGCGACGCTGGACAAGATGAAGACCGACAACATCGCCTTCGTCCGCAACAGTTCGCTCGGCACCGCCCTGTTCCAGGTTACGAGCGTGATCGGGCTCAGCCTCTTCATCTATGTCGCGCTGGTCCGTTTCCACCTGTCGCTGGCCGAGATCGTCGTGCTGCTCCTGGTCTTCATGCGGGTCGCGCCGCGCTTCATGGACATGCAGCTCCAGACCCAGCAGGTGCTGATCAACCTGCCGGCCTATGCTTCGATGAAAAGCCTCCAGGCCCGCTTCGATGCCGAGCGCGAGCCGGAAGAAAGCATGGCCGAACAAGGGGCAAGACTGTCTCTCGAGACCGGCCTCAACATCCGCGATGTGGCATTCGCCTATGGCGAGGGCGACGGCAAGCCGGTGGTCAGCGATATCACCTTCGGCCTGCCGGCCGGCAAGGTGACGGCGCTGATCGGCCCTTCCGGTTCCGGCAAGAGCACGATCGCCGACATGCTGCTCGGCCTGCTCGAACCGACCGCGGGACGCATCCTGGCCGACGGCGTGGAGATCACGGCGCAAAATCGCAGGGCCTGGCGCGATCGGGTCGCCTATGTGCCGCAGGACGTGTTCCTGCTGCATGACACGATCGCCGCCAATTTGCGCCTTGCCGCGCCCGCGGCCAGCGACGAAGAACTATGGGCGGCCTTGCGCAACGCCCATGCGGCCGATTTCGTGGAGCGCCTGGCATTGCGGCTGGAGACGGTGGTGGGCGACCGCGGCGTCCGGCTTTCCGGCGGGGAGCGGCAGCGCATCGCCTTGGCGCGGGCGCTGCTGCGCAAGCCTTCGCTGCTCATCCTCGACGAGGCGACGAGCGCGCTCGACTGGCAGAATCAGTCGCTGATCGCCCAATCGATCGAGGCGCTGCGCGGCCAAATGACGATTTTGACCATCGCGCACCGGCCGTCGATGATTGCCTTCGCCGACTGGGTGGTGGCCATCGAGAACGGACGCATCGTCGAGGTCGGACAATATCGGCGGCTGAAGGCAAAGGCCGGCAGCCGCCTTGCCAGGATGCTGTCCGGCGAGCAGGCCGAGCGCGAAGGCGCGTCATCGGTCGAGACGGGACTGGTCCCGGCGCCGGTCGAACGTTCAGTGGAGGCTGCGTCTGGCGCTTAG
- a CDS encoding exopolysaccharide production repressor exox has protein sequence MSLPKFIVGMIFALAIVIGWSYFDGASAGTILLRAVVCAVIIQAGYFLLVFAMIGGTTPTSADKAREADRGTILNKVADGEKLSARRSLH, from the coding sequence ATGTCTCTGCCAAAATTCATCGTCGGGATGATCTTCGCGCTCGCGATCGTCATCGGCTGGTCTTATTTCGATGGCGCGTCGGCGGGTACCATCCTCCTTCGCGCCGTCGTCTGTGCCGTCATCATCCAGGCCGGCTATTTCCTCCTCGTCTTTGCCATGATTGGCGGAACCACGCCGACATCGGCCGACAAGGCCCGCGAGGCTGACCGCGGCACGATCCTGAACAAGGTCGCCGACGGCGAAAAGCTAAGCGCCAGACGCAGCCTCCACTGA